The DNA segment CGCTTtcgaggctgctgctcgcTATTCGCGGCCCATTTGCTCACGCACTCGGAGAGCAGCGGACCGCATCAGTCTTCCGCATGGAGCAGAGCTCGCGCGTCGAACAACTCCCACGGGAACTGAAGTACATACAATATGAGCATCGTCTCGAGATTCAATATCTACCTGCAATCCGCGCCTTGATCTCCAAGGACCTCAGCGAGCCCTACAGCATCTATGTCTACCGCTACTTTCTCTACCAATGGGGCCATCTGTGTTACCTTGTAAGCCCATCCGACGgtcttccccccctctcctctcgaCCCGCGAATCAATTTCCGACGGCCCTAACCCCGCATCTCTCTCGTCCCAGGCTATCGACCCTGAAGACTCCTCCCTAGTTGGCGTCATAATCTGCAAGCTCGAAGCCCATGCCTCCCATTCGCCCCCCACATTGCGGGGATATATCGCTATGCTCGCCGTGTCATCTGCCTACCGCGGACATGGCGTGGCAACGACACTGGTCAAGATGGCCATCGACTCTATGAAGAGCCGCAATGCCGACGAGGTGGTTCTTGAGACAGAAGAGACAAATATTCCCGCAATGAGGCTATATGAGCGGTTGGGCTTCCTGAGATCCAAGAAACTCCATCGCTACTACCTAAACGGCAATAGCGCATACAGGCTGGTCCTTTTGTTGAGGCCAGTTGATCCGGACTCGGCGGCTGATCTGGCGTTGGACGATGCTGATATTTATCGATGATGGATGTCTGGGCGCCCACCAAAACAGTTAAGGAACATGTGGTAGCCGTGATAGGGACATGCAAACGGTGTTCGGGAAGATATGGCGCTCAACGAGTAGAATATTCAGAACCTCTTGCGCATCAAACGCCGACGGTCAAGATGATGGGACGGTTCATATTCACCTGAAAGTTGTGGCTTGAAATACAGCCATGGCTTGCCCCAAGAGGCTCATCAATTGGGAAGCACCAAAAGATACGAGGGGGCTTATCACATAGTCGACCAGGTCGCATATCCTCTGACAGAACTTTCAGGAACACATCATGAGAGAGATTTGGCGGGTCACACCCTATTCTCACAGCTAACTTACCCAAAACGAACAAACCTGCCGGGATAAGAGGTAGAAGGACGGAGCAGCGCCAGGCGAGGAAATAGAGGACTGAAAAGTTTACTTTGTGTTCATATTACTATTAAGGGAAACATGCGTTTCCGGTCCTTACAAAAATATCAAATCGCTAGCTCCAGTGTGCTATCATcctgctccctcctcggGGCAGTTGCCGGCTCGAACAAACATTCTCTTGTGCAGAGACACGGGGGAGCTCAAAACGTCCTCTTCCCGGTGACTTCTTTGATGTACTCAAATATCTCTTTCGAGTTGTACTAAAATTGTATCGTTAGCATGCACGGAAACTCGACGAGGTTCCGCTGAACCAGCCAACTCACCAAGGAAGCTTTGATCCCCCATTCATTCTCCCCATATATTCCCAGTTCGGTCCAAGCATCTGCAGCATCGTTCGTCAGTGTCATGCTCGAGAGACCGTCAACCGCCCCGACGCACCAGCCTTGTAGTAGATCTGCCTCGCTCCCGGGCCCTGCTTCACCAACTCCAGCTctttcatcctcctcaacactcTCGCCACATCATCCTTATCCATAAAATCCTCAGTATAGACGCATATCAgtctctctttcttctcagcgtgcccatcatcataccCCGCAGGCATCCTCGTCGCCACCTTGGCCGCAGTCCCCAACTGATGATTCGCCACCGCCCTGGCAACCTTCTCCCACGTATCATTAACGAACGCTACGTCCGGGAACAGCATCCATTTCCCAGAAGTCTCGCGGCACTCCACCGCTAGCTGTTTTAGGTCCTCTATTGTCTCCTTTCTGGCCACGGCAATGTGTCGTTTGGCGACCAGGGGAGAGTTTGGGTAGGCAGCGGTGGTCTTGTCAATGAAGGATTTGAACAGGTCAAGACGTTCATGGCCGGCTCTCATAAAGCGGTCGTGGTCGgaggggggacggggagggaggtaggGGTTGGCGATGAAGATCCATTCTAGGCCAAAGCGGCAGTTGGTTGTGGCTGGGGGTAGGCGGGCGAGGAACTGGGGGATGGATTCTGTGAGTTGGTAGGCGGCGTGGGGGATATTGGCGTAGGCGTTGTGAAGGCGTCCTGAGGCTGGAGGGGACTGGGAGGTGGATTCCGAAGGGGTGATCCGGGAGGTGATGAGTTTGGTGCGTGCTTCTTGGGAGGACCAGTAAGAAGGTGTGTTGTAGGCGGCAACTCGGGACTTGAGCCTGGAGACGGTTTTGGGGGAGCCTGGGGGGCGTGTTAGTGGTGGTGTGATAAGATCGGTGGGTGATGTGCATGATGAGCTGGCTGACCGTAGAAGTCCGAATCGTCGGAGTCATCCATTTTCCCACGCCAAAAGAGTTGTATATCTGGATATTCCTGACCGCTGCTAAAGAAAATAGAGATTACAGTCTTGATCCTCCGTTTGTGAGCGGGTTTGTATTGGGTTGGGTCTTGATCAGTTTAGGTTAAAGCTGAGCTATGAATGAGCTGGTGGAGTCTCAAATATGCAGGCACCCATCAACTTTGGCGGCCCTGAGATACACTAATCatggaggaagatgatcTGGAAAGATAAACGCATGGTGTTTTGAAAGAATCAAGAAGGTAAAATAGTCATGGGATTCCAGGCAAGTCGGTCTGGCGAGGCTTGGGGCGTTCTTCATTCAGAACTGACCAATCCGATGCGCCGGGGATAACTGTCAAGCCCCGAAAAAGAAAGTGCGACCAGCATCAAATCTTGAGTGTCTTCACACCTCACAGGCCCCAACGCACAACCCTTGTTCTCAAGGTTATCCGCTTTTAAAGTGTCATATGGAGTAAAATGGAAGAAGATTCGGGCAAGCTGATCAATTCAGTTTGGGCACGGGAGTTGGATCTTCCACCAAGTTGTGTTGAGTTCTGCCCAGCTCACCCGTCTTACTTTCTGGTCGGGACCTACAATCTACAGAAAGACGAAGTTGATGCGCACACGCCAGAGCAAGacgccggtgatgatgacaacaaaGACGACGCGAAGTCACAGGCTGCTAAGCCAAAGAAAGCTCAAAGTCGAAATGGAagcatcctcgtcttccaaTTACAGGACGATAACAACATGTGAGCCACTAGATCCAGCTCGGGTTCTGCTTCACACCTAACCCTTCTCAAAGAGTTCCTATTCAAACTGAGCCTCAGCCATCTGCTTTGCTGGATCTTCATTTCAACCCGATTGAGGGATTTTGGGACATTTGCGCAACGGTCTCAAGTACGGCTACCCTTGccatcttcaagctctcgCCCGGTCCTGAAGATGACAAGCCTTTAAAGCACCTAAACACGATGGACATTTCATCGTTGTCAGGAGGGGATATTTCTGCTTCGGATGGGTCGGAAATATTGTTTCTATCTGTTTGCTGGCACCCATCCCGAGCAGATATGCTGGCGGTTACCACTAATACCGGCCATGTCTACTTGGTGCATCTGCCAGCTTGGGACAAGGGCTGGAAACTTCTGCCAGAGCCGGCGACCACTCACACATTGGAGGCCTGGACGGTGAACCTATCGCCTTATTTCGGGCCCACTGACTCGCCAGAAGAAGTATCGTTCAGAATATTCTCGGGGGGTGATGACTCCAAACTGCGTTTTGGAACAGTTATCTGGAGTCCCTCAGACGATCATCTCACTGAGACTATTTCTGCTGTCGAGGCCAGGGGTCATGATGCTGGAGTAACAGCAATCTTGCCTCTCTTTGTCCTAGAAGATGGATCGGAGCTGCTTGTCACAGGGAGTTATGATGAGAATATCAGACTCTTTTCACTGGCTCCATATGGGAGGCCCAAAAACCTCGTCGAGATGGGACTTGGGGGAGGTGTGTGGAGGCTGAAATTAATCAATCTTGACAAGACACCGAGCCCGACCTACAACTGGAGGGCACGGATATTGGCATCATGCATGCATGCCGgctcgagggtggtggatgttctGCAAACCGTGGATGGAGAGCACCATGTTCGAGTTCTTGGCCGGTTTGAGGAACACAAGAGCATGAACTATGGAAGCGACTTTCATCCCCAGAGAAAAGACAGCTTGACAGTTGTGTCGACTAGTTTCTACGATAGGCTCCTCTGTTTGTGGCAACTAGATATAGCATGAGGCTAGAGAGTACTAGGTAGGGAATCTGGGGATAGTGAGCAAACTTACAGATACATCATGTCCGAAGACTGAGAATGACAGGAGCATTTGAGTGCCTGCAGTGTGTGTTTGGTTTTATGAATGGCAAATTATCAAGTTGTGACGGTTTCAAATATATACATATCATAACTCCAGAGCAACATTGCAGAGATGTCGTCGAGGAGCGTACCTTATCCAAAAATCCGCCAGTGTCATGGTGAGACATGGGGGTCCTTCACCGTGTGACGCAATCCCTTAAATCCCTGGGCCCATGTCCACTAAATTTACTTGACCGCCTTTACTTGTAGTGGCTGCATGGGCGTTTCTGCCCCGCACTAATCCCAAGAAAGCTTATTAGTCGCGCCTAAGCGCGCCTGACATGCCCCGTTTTCGCCGTTTCGGTACCTCGGTGGGTAATTATCAAAGTCACTCTATTTCGACTCAAGAGTCAGCAGATAAGAGAGATTGGAGCCAGACATCACTTTTGATTCTTTCATACTAGATCCGACATCTCGGGTTGCCGTTATTTTCTTTAATTACCGTCCcggcagcttcttcttgttctgtAAACCCAAGGAGGCCTCGAGTTCTTTTGCTTGGTACCTTT comes from the Podospora pseudocomata strain CBS 415.72m chromosome 5, whole genome shotgun sequence genome and includes:
- a CDS encoding hypothetical protein (EggNog:ENOG503P4CJ; COG:S), with protein sequence MDDSDDSDFYGSPKTVSRLKSRVAAYNTPSYWSSQEARTKLITSRITPSESTSQSPPASGRLHNAYANIPHAAYQLTESIPQFLARLPPATTNCRFGLEWIFIANPYLPPRPPSDHDRFMRAGHERLDLFKSFIDKTTAAYPNSPLVAKRHIAVARKETIEDLKQLAVECRETSGKWMLFPDVAFVNDTWEKVARAVANHQLGTAAKVATRMPAGYDDGHAEKKERLICVYTEDFMDKDDVARVLRRMKELELVKQGPGARQIYYKAGASGRLTVSRA
- a CDS encoding hypothetical protein (EggNog:ENOG503P1YJ; COG:E) codes for the protein MEEDSGKLINSVWARELDLPPSCVEFCPAHPSYFLVGTYNLQKDEVDAHTPEQDAGDDDNKDDAKSQAAKPKKAQSRNGSILVFQLQDDNNIVPIQTEPQPSALLDLHFNPIEGFWDICATVSSTATLAIFKLSPGPEDDKPLKHLNTMDISSLSGGDISASDGSEILFLSVCWHPSRADMLAVTTNTGHVYLVHLPAWDKGWKLLPEPATTHTLEAWTVNLSPYFGPTDSPEEVSFRIFSGGDDSKLRFGTVIWSPSDDHLTETISAVEARGHDAGVTAILPLFVLEDGSELLVTGSYDENIRLFSLAPYGRPKNLVEMGLGGGVWRLKLINLDKTPSPTYNWRARILASCMHAGSRVVDVLQTVDGEHHVRVLGRFEEHKSMNYGSDFHPQRKDSLTVVSTSFYDRLLCLWQLDIA
- the naa30 gene encoding N-alpha-acetyltransferase 30 (EggNog:ENOG503P3XV; BUSCO:EOG092645LS; COG:S), which gives rise to MEQSSRVEQLPRELKYIQYEHRLEIQYLPAIRALISKDLSEPYSIYVYRYFLYQWGHLCYLAIDPEDSSLVGVIICKLEAHASHSPPTLRGYIAMLAVSSAYRGHGVATTLVKMAIDSMKSRNADEVVLETEETNIPAMRLYERLGFLRSKKLHRYYLNGNSAYRLVLLLRPVDPDSAADLALDDADIYR